In Anopheles arabiensis isolate DONGOLA chromosome 2, AaraD3, whole genome shotgun sequence, the genomic window aggaggaaaaagagTGTGAAGTGAATGCAGCTACCGCTCGGTTGTTTCCGGATTTGATAATAATTCGCATTTTGggaatgtttctttttgttggtgcGCAGCTCGCCAGGTTCGCATTTTTTTGGGACACTCGAGCTAACGAGTTATATTTTTGCCAACATATTTTGAATAttagaagctttttttttctcaattcAATTCTGTTTCAGCTGGGCCAAATTTATTTTCTGCTGCAAATCTGTACCCAGTTTTTGTTCCAATGTCGATTGCATTTGCTACATCCGTCCTCAAACTGAACACGCTGCAAGAGTTTAAAGTTGGATAGGCTTTcacggaaacaaaacaataaaaaaagctgCACGATGCGAATTTACGTTTGCTTAAAATTCTACGCATTGATCCGTTTGCCGGGTGGCCGGGCTTCCTTTTATTTGTAATCCGGACTAAAATTACGTGCCATTGCGACACTGACTAATGTCTACCGAAATTGAGGGAGGAGTACGAAATTGGTACAACGACCCATCTGCTAGAGCCGTATCCCCTAGCGATCGTCGAAATAATCaaaacctctctctctcactggtCGATTTAACTCGGTGAATCTTTACAGTACGTTGTAGTAATGGTGTAATGTGTAATGTATAGGTACAAATATACGTATATAAAAACTCCCTTCTCCTTTCTCAAGCAAGGATCACCCCATAATACACACTTAAAAAGACTCTTATGTAAAGGTATTGCTGCTCTGAACATCTTCCGTGGTGCGGCACCCGTCCGGGGCCCGTCTATTATTGCTCGTTACGGAAACGCTTCAGCTCCTGCATGATGTTCTGCAGCAGCGGGGCCGTCGACAGTTCCGTCGACTGAAGAACACTTTGCGGTGCGGTAATGCGTGTCACCTCCAGTGCGCCACCGACCGATGGTCCCGATGGGGTGTGAAACGGGCCCGCACTCGTCGGCCGTACCAGCGGTGAATGGGTGCCACTGCTCCACGCTCCACCACGGGTAGTGCCCGGCGTGGGCGAAACCGGATGCTCCACTGCCAGTCCCTGCTGGTTCCTACGTACCGGGGCGGCCGTCACCGGGCGTATGGTGGCCGAAGACGAGCGGGATGTTTCTCTGTGCGGGGCAAAATGATCGAGATGAGAAAGAAGCGTTGAGTGAGAACGTGCCAGAAGTTGCTGCCATCGAATCTACCTTACAACGACAGCTGATTTACCACGATTTTCCACCGGGCGTATAACGCCCGGCAGCGGGATCGAGTTCTTCTGCTCTTCCTCCCGTTCCGGTTCATCGGTGTACAGCTGGATGGCACCCTCCAGGAGGCCCTCGAAGCGATTCCGCGTCACCACTGGGTCGCGCATGGGGCTAGCGATCTCTGAAGAGTATACTTGAGCTTGAAATGTGGATTAGGCACATAGGAGAAGCTCTACTTACCGTCCATCTCCTTCTTGTGCATCTGCCATACGATCGGGCCCACCACGCCCGGATCGGCCCCATCACTCTGCGTTCGGGTTAGGTGAACTTCCGTGTCGGTGTTGTACTGACTAGTGGCAGCTGTGTCCGGCCCGGTCGACTTCATACCCTCCGCATACACGTCCGACTGGTCCAGATGGGTCATGGTAACAGGTTCCAGCACGCGGCTCAGCGGCTCCGGCACAAAGCATCTGCAACAGACAAACGCTCCCTGTTAGCCGATACGACGGTATGAATGTTTTCTCCATGAAAGCCCTGGGACAAACCTGGGGAAACTCTTCACCGACGCCATGCTCAGGTACGACCCGATGCTGCCGGAATCGACCGacacgccaccaccgccaccgcacTGCTCCAGCACGCGGATCTTGTCCCGGTTCAGTGCCTCCACCGGCAGGCCCGGCCCATCGCCACCGTACCCTACCAGCGGTTTGCGCCGCAGGTAGTGCTTCAGTATCACGTCCGTGTTGAACGTTTCGGTGTGACCGTACGGGGGGCCGCCCGGCACCAGCTTCGGTTCGCGATCGTCGTACGCCGACCGATCGCTCGGACTAGCGCTGCTGGCGGTGGTCGTCGTCAGTGGACTGCGTGGCGGCACCGGCACCGTCCCGCCACCCTCGAACGATCCGACCCGATTCTCGCCCAGATACTTCCGGCGCCGCTTGTTCGACTCCTTCTTCGGCTTCTGCACCGAGGCGTACACGTTCTCGGGCCCACCGTGCACGGGCAGCAGCGATTGCAGGTGGAACTGTTTCTGCAGCTTGTTGCTCAGATTGACGGACTTTTCGTCCAGCAGTTCGTGGCGCTGAACTTgcagctgctggagctgctgctgctgttgatggtggtgatgatgatgatggtggtgatggtgcttcTGCTTGCGCTTCGGATAGTACACGGACGAGTCGGACGAATAGCTCGAGGACGAGGAGGTGGGCCGCGTCATCGGTGGCAGCGGGAAGTGGATCGTTGGCGAAGGTTTCTGCCCAATCAGGCTAACGTTGGCGGACGGATCGCGCGTGTACGGTGACGGATGGCGACTGCTGCCACTTTCGCCCGTCTTCAGCGCATTCAACTCCTCGCTGATCGTGCCCGGCATTACGAGCGCTTGCGTTGATTCCAGCCTAAAAACGTAAAACGCCCAACCATAAGTAGCCATTAGAaattaagataaaaaaaagtactCCGAACAACAACTAGCACCCTTTCACTCACTTCTTCAGTTCACCGATGTGCTTCCGTTTGCCACGCGCCAGCAGAAACAGCCCCACGCACAGCACTAGGAGCAGCAGGGCCGCCACACACGACACCACGACCAGGCTCGGGTTTTGGCCGATCAACGCTATCACGTTACCACTGCCGTTCTGCGTCGACGGTATCAACGGTGTCGCCTGCGGTTCCTTCAGATACGCTGCAACGGGTGCACGAGTACCAAGTGGGGTTAGTTAGCAAGAGTATTTAGGGACGCGCGGACACGTTCCGCTCACCACACAAAACCACGACAAACGAGTACTTGCGGTTCCAGGCTTGTGTGCGCTGCGAACACCCGTGCTCGTGCGTGGTTATGTAGCAATGCAGGTCAGTTTGTTTCGGGTTGTGATATACGTACGGTctgccttgaggtacaccatCGTCTCCAGCACGTGCTCCATTTCGTCCTGCGACATTAGCTTCATGTCTTCGGCGGCCGTCGTCGCGAGTACGGGCAGGCCGCCCACAAACACGGAGTAGATGATTTCCGTTTGGTTCAGTGTGTTACTAGGGAGAGCGTATTTGGAGCATTGAACATTAGCACTAGACATCTTCAGAAAACTCTGCACAACGCTTAAAACCCCATTTTCCCCTGTATATTTTGAGCATTCATTTCAGTGCGTTAAACGTTTGCAGTAGACAACTTCTCAACAGAAATTGGTTCAATTGCACCAACAACTttacaacaagaacaacaaaaaacccaacaaTTACCCAAATTACCCACAACGAAAACCTACACTCCAATGCACACGGTATGTATAAGTGTACTTAAACATCTCTTCCCAGCCCAGCAATATATCCCTCGTGATGTCCTCGTGGACTCAAAACGCACCAGCGCAAACACTTCACCAGTGCCCCCGGAACAGGacgacaaaaacaaagcccTCCAGAGCGGGAtcaaaagcatatttttcggTTTCACCCGACTCTCCGCCCGATTCGCAAATAGGTTGGTTCATCCCGTTCGCCCCTATTAGTGACTGGCCCCACACACTGCTTCCCGCCCCACCCGAAACGGTCACCGCAAGAGTACGCACTTACTTCGTCGTATCCGGTGCGCCCACCACCCGGCGTTGGCTCTTGGAGCGGTTGTTGTTTGCCCGCCCGGCGTCATCCATCGACAATCGATCCTCCTCCCGCAAGTGGGTGGTATTGTGTATCAGGATCCGCACCTTGCGCCGGCCCGTCGAGTATGCATCCTTGTCGTGATTGCGCCTAACCATCGTCCGGTCGGGCGGTGGTCCTTCTCCACCAccatcggcagcagcaccaccggccAGCGTACTGGAACGATTACCcaaacatacatacagacacacaaacacacatatgtaCAGAAACATAATGCTACATGGTACACATGAAAGAACACGGAAGCCATTTGTTCAAATATCGAGCGCAAATCGCTTCGCAGCAGAGGGATGCGCCAACCGCGCGCACGCTCTTCAGCTTTAGGTTAGGTGGTTTCGTTTTTGAAGCTTTGTTTTCAACTCgattttcctctttctctctctctctctctctctctctctctctctgtctttctctctctctctctgtatctctctctctctcgctcttttccCGTATTTGTGAACGGACCGGGAGgcttgttttgaatttttcgacATCAAGTgtacccagcagcagcagggccaCCATCATACCCACTCGAGGATAAGCGAAGTGCAATTGGAACATGGAACAGCTCgtgcagcacacaaacacacgcaaagcatggagagagagcaaacaaaaaagcagcccagaaaacacaaaagaaagcaGGACATATGGCAAACAATAGAACCGGGAAACTAGAAACTCGGCAGGACTGGGGACACAGGGATGATTGGATCGCGCGCTCTTAAACCCGTAACATACCGTAACTGTTCTTCGGACTCTTCACCGCCGTTGCTGTCACCGGCTGCGCTGCCACTGCCTGGCTCCTTTTCCGCCTGGTCCATCGGGCTGGTCGGATCGTTTCCACCGATGATTTCCACTACGGGCGGTACGGGCAGCACCTCGCTCCCTCGGGGCTGTTCCTCCAGCCGCACCATCCGGACCGTATCTCTTTTGTGCacggttttgcgctgccggTTCCGTCGCCTGTGCCGCCCTGCACCACGTTCGTACGCAATGACGTTTCCATTCAGCAGCATCCGCCCGGCGGAAGGTGGCTCCGGTTttggcccagcagcagcagcagcagccttttgttgttgcgctGCTGCTAAGCCTCGGTGGATTCCGTCCCGCTCGGGCAATACTGCACGCTTGGTACGgtggcccagcagcagcagctcaccgTCTTCCCCGGCCATCGATTGCTGCTCGAGTGTATTGTTGTTCTgataatgctgctgctggttgttgttggtgcttcCGTTAATACCGAGATGTAATGCCTGTTGCCTGCTCGAAAGTAGGtagaaggaaggaaaacagaAGCTACTCAATGCACGAGCTAAGGGGGCAAATCTTCCCCGGTTGGTCTCCTTACCTGGCGAATGCAACCCGATACAGCTTGGCCAGTTTGCTCTCGAGTGCCGGATAGTCGGGCCGACCGTACAGGCCCCCGATGACGGTCATCAGCCAGAAGCGTCGGTCCGTGGGCGTTACGTTGTCCACGGTATGACCGTAGACGTCCACCTCGTCCCCGTCGCTCGGCAGGTGGTCAATGCCGTCGCCCCGATCGCCTCCCGGCGGACAGTCAAAGATGCACAGATCGTCGTACCCGCCCTGGCCATCGTTGCGATCGATGTAGACGGTGGCCACAACCGTGGCCGTCTTGATGATTGCGTCCTCACTGATTGGGAACCGCTCGAACGGGCTCAGGACCGAGCTCGGCCCATCACCGGACCCAGTCCAGAAGAAGTCTCGAATGTCCTGGTCGGTGGCCTGCAGATAGTTCCCGATGATGTAGCCATCTGGTGGAGAACGGGGAAAGCATCCGTCAAGCGGTGATTAGTGGTTAAAGTTAAGGCAAATTCTTCACTCCATTGTTGTACAATTGATTCGTCATTCTGGGTTGCaaaataaaccttttttttgctgtttctaGGGCCAActacgaacaaaacaaactcatAAAATAGCCATTTACATCCTGTTTACTTGCGATCCATCGTCCCGGGAGAtaacccccaaaaaaaaagaaatcacgTCAAATTGCTCTCGTGAGCATACTTCAATGTGGGcggtgggaggaaaaaaacacccttGCATGATTTATTGCTCCCGAGCAATTGGAAATCGaatcaaaataatattaatgcATAAAGACATGAACAACAACCATACACACCGAGGTCTTAGCGTCTCGGGGAAAAAACAAGATTTATGCGATTGTGCGTAGCCTTAGACAGTTTGGTGGTTGAAGAGTGTTTTGCCCGAACCCGTCGCTGCTCCGTCCACAGCCTTGAAGCCCCATCAAGCAAACCATCCGCAATCCGATAAACTAGAGCATCTTGTCCCGGACTAACCGGGCCGAGGTTCGCGCTAAACATATTgcttaca contains:
- the LOC120896436 gene encoding uncharacterized protein LOC120896436 isoform X2 — protein: MKCNFRYLARVLLAGGWLLQLLLCLVALPAQGYSSDPHLFENRDGYIIGNYLQATDQDIRDFFWTGSGDGPSSVLSPFERFPISEDAIIKTATVVATVYIDRNDGQGGYDDLCIFDCPPGGDRGDGIDHLPSDGDEVDVYGHTVDNVTPTDRRFWLMTVIGGLYGRPDYPALESKLAKLYRVAFARQQALHLGINGSTNNNQQQHYQNNNTLEQQSMAGEDGELLLLGHRTKRAVLPERDGIHRGLAAAQQQKAAAAAAGPKPEPPSAGRMLLNGNVIAYERGAGRHRRRNRQRKTVHKRDTVRMVRLEEQPRGSEVLPVPPVVEIIGGNDPTSPMDQAEKEPGSGSAAGDSNGGEESEEQLRTLAGGAAADGGGEGPPPDRTMVRRNHDKDAYSTGRRKVRILIHNTTHLREEDRLSMDDAGRANNNRSKSQRRVVGAPDTTNNTLNQTEIIYSVFVGGLPVLATTAAEDMKLMSQDEMEHVLETMVYLKADPYLKEPQATPLIPSTQNGSGNVIALIGQNPSLVVVSCVAALLLLVLCVGLFLLARGKRKHIGELKKLESTQALVMPGTISEELNALKTGESGSSRHPSPYTRDPSANVSLIGQKPSPTIHFPLPPMTRPTSSSSSYSSDSSVYYPKRKQKHHHHHHHHHHHQQQQQLQQLQVQRHELLDEKSVNLSNKLQKQFHLQSLLPVHGGPENVYASVQKPKKESNKRRRKYLGENRVGSFEGGGTVPVPPRSPLTTTTASSASPSDRSAYDDREPKLVPGGPPYGHTETFNTDVILKHYLRRKPLVGYGGDGPGLPVEALNRDKIRVLEQCGGGGGVSVDSGSIGSYLSMASVKSFPRCFVPEPLSRVLEPVTMTHLDQSDVYAEGMKSTGPDTAATSQYNTDTEVHLTRTQSDGADPGVVGPIVWQMHKKEMDEIASPMRDPVVTRNRFEGLLEGAIQLYTDEPEREEEQKNSIPLPGVIRPVENRGKSAVVVRETSRSSSATIRPVTAAPVRRNQQGLAVEHPVSPTPGTTRGGAWSSGTHSPLVRPTSAGPFHTPSGPSVGGALEVTRITAPQSVLQSTELSTAPLLQNIMQELKRFRNEQ
- the LOC120896436 gene encoding uncharacterized protein LOC120896436 isoform X3, coding for MKCNFRYLARVLLAGGWLLQLLLCLVALPAQGYSSDPHLFENRDGYIIGNYLQATDQDIRDFFWTGSGDGPSSVLSPFERFPISEDAIIKTATVVATVYIDRNDGQGGYDDLCIFDCPPGGDRGDGIDHLPSDGDEVDVYGHTVDNVTPTDRRFWLMTVIGGLYGRPDYPALESKLAKLYRVAFARQQALHLGINGSTNNNQQQHYQNNNTLEQQSMAGEDGELLLLGHRTKRAVLPERDGIHRGLAAAQQQKAAAAAAGPKPEPPSAGRMLLNGNVIAYERGAGRHRRRNRQRKTVHKRDTVRMVRLEEQPRGSEVLPVPPVVEIIGGNDPTSPMDQAEKEPGSGSAAGDSNGGEESEEQLRTLAGGAAADGGGEGPPPDRTMVRRNHDKDAYSTGRRKVRILIHNTTHLREEDRLSMDDAGRANNNRSKSQRRVVGAPDTTNNTLNQTEIIYSVFVGGLPVLATTAAEDMKLMSQDEMEHVLETMVYLKADPYLKEPQATPLIPSTQNGSGNVIALIGQNPSLVVVSCVAALLLLVLCVGLFLLARGKRKHIGELKKLESTQALVMPGTISEELNALKTGESGSSRHPSPYTRDPSANVSLIGQKPSPTIHFPLPPMTRPTSSSSSYSSDSSVYYPKRKQKHHHHHHHHHHHQQQQQLQQLQVQRHELLDEKSVNLSNKLQKQFHLQSLLPVHGGPENVYASVQKPKKESNKRRRKYLGENRVGSFEGGGTVPVPPRSPLTTTTASSASPSDRSAYDDREPKLVPGGPPYGHTETFNTDVILKHYLRRKPLVGYGGDGPGLPVEALNRDKIRVLEQCGGGGGVSVDSGSIGSYLSMASVKSFPRCFVPEPLSRVLEPVTMTHLDQSDVYAEGMKSTGPDTAATSQYNTDTEVHLTRTQSDGADPGVVGPIVWQMHKKEMDVYSSEIASPMRDPVVTRNRFEGLLEGAIQLYTDEPEREEEQKNSIPLPGVIRPVENRGKSAVVRNIPLVFGHHTPGDGRPGT
- the LOC120896436 gene encoding uncharacterized protein LOC120896436 isoform X1, encoding MKCNFRYLARVLLAGGWLLQLLLCLVALPAQGYSSDPHLFENRDGYIIGNYLQATDQDIRDFFWTGSGDGPSSVLSPFERFPISEDAIIKTATVVATVYIDRNDGQGGYDDLCIFDCPPGGDRGDGIDHLPSDGDEVDVYGHTVDNVTPTDRRFWLMTVIGGLYGRPDYPALESKLAKLYRVAFARQQALHLGINGSTNNNQQQHYQNNNTLEQQSMAGEDGELLLLGHRTKRAVLPERDGIHRGLAAAQQQKAAAAAAGPKPEPPSAGRMLLNGNVIAYERGAGRHRRRNRQRKTVHKRDTVRMVRLEEQPRGSEVLPVPPVVEIIGGNDPTSPMDQAEKEPGSGSAAGDSNGGEESEEQLRTLAGGAAADGGGEGPPPDRTMVRRNHDKDAYSTGRRKVRILIHNTTHLREEDRLSMDDAGRANNNRSKSQRRVVGAPDTTNNTLNQTEIIYSVFVGGLPVLATTAAEDMKLMSQDEMEHVLETMVYLKADPYLKEPQATPLIPSTQNGSGNVIALIGQNPSLVVVSCVAALLLLVLCVGLFLLARGKRKHIGELKKLESTQALVMPGTISEELNALKTGESGSSRHPSPYTRDPSANVSLIGQKPSPTIHFPLPPMTRPTSSSSSYSSDSSVYYPKRKQKHHHHHHHHHHHQQQQQLQQLQVQRHELLDEKSVNLSNKLQKQFHLQSLLPVHGGPENVYASVQKPKKESNKRRRKYLGENRVGSFEGGGTVPVPPRSPLTTTTASSASPSDRSAYDDREPKLVPGGPPYGHTETFNTDVILKHYLRRKPLVGYGGDGPGLPVEALNRDKIRVLEQCGGGGGVSVDSGSIGSYLSMASVKSFPRCFVPEPLSRVLEPVTMTHLDQSDVYAEGMKSTGPDTAATSQYNTDTEVHLTRTQSDGADPGVVGPIVWQMHKKEMDVYSSEIASPMRDPVVTRNRFEGLLEGAIQLYTDEPEREEEQKNSIPLPGVIRPVENRGKSAVVVRETSRSSSATIRPVTAAPVRRNQQGLAVEHPVSPTPGTTRGGAWSSGTHSPLVRPTSAGPFHTPSGPSVGGALEVTRITAPQSVLQSTELSTAPLLQNIMQELKRFRNEQ